A stretch of Campylobacter concisus DNA encodes these proteins:
- a CDS encoding AIPR family protein has protein sequence MVSLDDFHQDFMQDIVSQAQSRGISKQEAFFESVCDSLVDEGELSQDYMIAEYNKRDMEVSGYDFDVERGKLSLLVHCFFQSDDIQTLIKAQIESKFKKLENFLLRSFQKLYDIMEEGFEHYSMAYNIYSYLIKNEIKKIRLIIITDGKITKNLASIPNKVLSGIDAEYRIIDIEFLYKIYTINNSKNNFDVEVDLPALVVDTPAKDYRSYLSVIDGRTIVEIYDTFGSRLLEQNVRTFLQFRGNVNKGLRNTIEYKPEMFFAYNNGITATANDVILQDGKIIKISNFQIVNGGQTVSAIYASSKNSKLDVSKIYVQMKLSVVADAEKQDEFVSKVSEYANTQNKINQSDFFSNSPFHKDFKECSRRNLAPAVDGIQVRTHWFYERVRGEYLNEQAYLSGTDKKKFQIENPKSQLIDKTFLAKSEIAWLQSPDIVSKGAQYSFMAFAKHITQMLEKDELCITSNYFKEAVSRIIMFKQVEKLVSYATWYNGGYRAQCVAYTLSYLSYYLEKNRLFLNFSKIWDEQKISNNLENIISIVASKIYTNITNPPEGNANIGQWCKKKLCWDSIKDMELSLEFDDEILSSAEEEKYIKKEARKDKKLDDNIEVQSFVVKFKDWDKILKYYEKDEIRLQISMKQMDILAKVVNGSIGLPSIKQAIILYDLYENAIKEGFLI, from the coding sequence ATGGTTAGTTTAGATGACTTTCATCAAGATTTTATGCAGGATATCGTGAGTCAAGCCCAAAGCCGAGGTATAAGCAAACAAGAAGCATTTTTTGAGTCGGTCTGTGACTCTCTTGTTGACGAAGGAGAGCTATCGCAAGACTACATGATTGCTGAATACAATAAAAGAGATATGGAAGTAAGTGGATATGACTTTGATGTAGAGCGTGGTAAGCTTAGCCTTCTAGTGCATTGTTTTTTTCAAAGTGATGATATACAAACTCTCATAAAAGCGCAGATAGAATCAAAATTTAAAAAGCTGGAAAATTTCCTTTTAAGGAGTTTCCAAAAACTTTATGATATTATGGAGGAGGGTTTTGAGCATTACTCAATGGCCTATAATATATATTCGTATTTAATTAAAAATGAAATTAAAAAAATCCGCCTTATTATTATAACAGACGGAAAAATTACTAAAAATTTAGCAAGTATCCCAAATAAAGTATTATCTGGCATTGATGCGGAATATCGCATCATAGATATTGAGTTTTTATATAAAATTTATACTATAAATAACTCAAAAAACAACTTTGACGTTGAGGTTGATTTACCGGCGCTTGTAGTAGACACGCCGGCGAAAGACTACAGATCTTATTTAAGCGTAATAGATGGCAGGACAATAGTTGAAATTTATGATACATTTGGCTCTAGACTTTTAGAACAAAACGTCAGAACTTTTTTGCAATTTAGAGGCAACGTCAATAAGGGGTTGCGAAACACTATAGAATATAAGCCAGAGATGTTTTTCGCATACAATAATGGCATAACTGCAACAGCTAATGATGTTATTTTGCAAGATGGCAAAATTATAAAAATATCAAATTTTCAGATTGTCAATGGAGGCCAGACCGTATCGGCCATATATGCTTCAAGTAAAAATTCAAAGCTAGACGTATCAAAAATTTATGTTCAGATGAAACTATCTGTAGTTGCTGACGCCGAAAAACAAGATGAATTTGTCTCAAAAGTTAGCGAATACGCAAATACCCAAAACAAGATAAATCAATCAGATTTTTTTTCAAATAGTCCTTTCCATAAAGATTTCAAAGAATGCTCAAGAAGAAATTTGGCACCAGCTGTTGATGGAATACAAGTAAGAACTCATTGGTTTTATGAGAGGGTAAGGGGCGAATACTTAAATGAACAAGCATATTTAAGTGGCACAGATAAAAAGAAATTTCAAATAGAAAACCCCAAGTCACAACTTATAGATAAAACATTTTTAGCTAAAAGCGAAATCGCTTGGCTACAATCGCCGGATATTGTATCAAAAGGCGCACAATATAGCTTTATGGCTTTTGCAAAACATATTACTCAAATGTTAGAAAAAGATGAGCTTTGTATAACGAGCAACTATTTTAAAGAAGCAGTATCTAGAATTATAATGTTTAAACAAGTTGAAAAACTTGTTTCTTACGCCACTTGGTACAATGGTGGTTATAGGGCACAATGCGTAGCCTATACCCTATCGTACTTATCGTATTATTTAGAAAAAAATAGATTATTTTTAAATTTTTCTAAAATATGGGATGAACAAAAAATATCTAATAATTTAGAGAATATAATCTCTATAGTTGCTAGCAAAATATATACTAACATAACTAACCCGCCGGAAGGCAATGCAAATATAGGCCAATGGTGTAAAAAGAAGTTATGCTGGGATAGTATAAAAGATATGGAATTGAGTTTAGAATTTGATGATGAGATATTAAGTAGTGCAGAAGAAGAAAAGTATATAAAAAAAGAAGCAAGAAAAGACAAGAAACTTGATGACAATATAGAAGTTCAATCGTTTGTCGTTAAATTTAAAGATTGGGACAAGATTTTAAAATATTATGAAAAAGATGAAATAAGACTCCAAATATCTATGAAGCAAATGGATATATTGGCAAAAGTGGTAAATGGAAGCATAGGACTTCCTTCTATAAAGCAAGCTATTATTTTATATGATCTTTATGAGAATGCTATAAAAGAAGGTTTTTTGATATAA
- a CDS encoding PD-(D/E)XK motif protein, whose amino-acid sequence MINPWNDMKNNTRRRVNGDNRYDIFWIVDLDGRYTFGIELDFCIKTSKKSIKFIGLNTLRKDFKDATKFYIALNDNSNWQLFVLVCNDIISLLNTCNNNENVLDNIETRLLKWKKFFISNDDDFGIERQMGLFGELSFLNNIAAKQVGFEEALSSWVGADFDKQDFLFNDCAVEIKTYKASKSPHVTISSAYQLYTTKEKLYLAVYSLSINSQGLSVEDIIKSIEVKVADIESFYKKLFSYGYKSNFQVELLKFKIDKILFFNVDNKFPKITSIDIDSRIHNVKYTVDLLKCNEFLLERIKL is encoded by the coding sequence ATGATTAATCCTTGGAATGATATGAAAAACAATACCAGAAGAAGGGTTAATGGTGACAATAGATATGATATTTTTTGGATAGTGGATTTGGATGGAAGATATACTTTTGGCATTGAACTAGATTTTTGTATAAAAACTAGTAAAAAGAGTATAAAATTTATTGGTTTAAATACACTAAGAAAAGATTTTAAAGATGCTACCAAATTTTATATAGCACTAAACGATAATTCCAATTGGCAACTATTTGTATTGGTTTGCAACGATATTATTTCTCTTTTAAATACTTGCAATAATAATGAAAATGTTTTAGACAATATAGAAACAAGACTCCTAAAATGGAAAAAATTTTTTATTTCAAATGATGATGATTTTGGAATAGAAAGGCAAATGGGGCTATTTGGTGAACTTAGTTTTTTAAATAATATTGCAGCTAAACAAGTTGGTTTTGAAGAGGCATTAAGTTCTTGGGTTGGGGCAGATTTTGATAAACAAGACTTTTTATTTAATGACTGCGCTGTTGAGATTAAAACGTATAAAGCTTCAAAATCGCCACATGTTACAATTTCATCTGCTTATCAACTTTATACAACTAAAGAAAAATTATATCTCGCAGTATACTCTTTATCTATAAATTCGCAAGGACTTAGTGTTGAGGACATCATAAAGAGTATAGAAGTGAAGGTCGCCGACATAGAATCATTTTATAAAAAGCTTTTTTCGTATGGCTATAAATCAAATTTTCAAGTAGAACTATTAAAATTTAAAATAGATAAAATTTTATTTTTTAATGTAGATAATAAATTTCCAAAAATTACTTCCATAGACATAGATTCCAGAATTCATAACGTAAAATATACGGTAGATTTATTAAAATGCAATGAATTTTTGTTGGAGAGAATAAAACTTTAA
- a CDS encoding ATP-binding protein, translated as MDPIEINPNVANFIKSLRDIGYTFEVAVADIIDNSISASANDIKIYAIQHPEPFFCILDNGVGMNEDELVEAMRLSSKNPDERRNDIALGKFGLGLKMASFSQCKKLTVISKKCNQINIKQWDLDYISKSDKWLLLTPELSEYKNLEIFKDFYKNDNSTLVIWEDMDKIEQISECLEILREHLSLVFHQFLEGADGARKIKISINNNPLIPFNPFNPTHDATFIKFTEIIKYNEKEIKITPFILPHHSKVTSSEWEKYGGRGGYIKSQGFYLYRAHRLLVYGKWWGTLKSSDATKLVRIKIEISNDQDELWNIDVKKSIANPVAGLKEELKRVALYSIKDGVKPFSTRGRKINDKNVTRFWDLVCEDSKIYFAINKENPMHQKLLDLLDLQTRELFQLYLKSLEACIPLEAIQVQVQQNPHNFRQEDIISNTEAVKILEYLKNIGLSEDEIKKIEIFKKYKEPLDGM; from the coding sequence ATGGATCCGATAGAAATTAATCCAAATGTTGCAAATTTTATCAAATCACTTCGTGATATAGGATATACTTTTGAAGTGGCAGTTGCTGATATTATCGATAACAGCATATCTGCCAGTGCAAATGATATAAAAATTTATGCCATACAACATCCTGAACCGTTTTTTTGCATTCTAGATAATGGTGTGGGAATGAATGAAGATGAGCTAGTAGAAGCCATGAGACTATCTTCGAAAAATCCAGACGAGAGAAGAAACGATATAGCTCTTGGTAAATTTGGTTTAGGTCTTAAAATGGCTTCATTTTCTCAATGCAAAAAACTTACCGTTATATCAAAGAAATGTAATCAGATAAATATTAAGCAATGGGATTTAGACTATATCTCTAAAAGCGATAAATGGCTACTTTTGACGCCTGAGTTGAGTGAGTATAAAAATCTTGAAATTTTTAAAGATTTTTATAAAAACGATAATTCTACTCTTGTCATATGGGAAGATATGGACAAAATCGAGCAAATTTCAGAATGTTTAGAAATACTAAGAGAGCATTTGTCTTTGGTTTTTCATCAATTTTTAGAGGGTGCTGACGGCGCAAGAAAAATAAAAATATCCATCAATAATAATCCGTTAATACCTTTTAATCCGTTTAATCCAACACATGATGCAACCTTTATAAAATTTACAGAAATAATTAAATACAACGAAAAAGAAATAAAAATTACCCCATTTATCTTACCACATCATTCAAAAGTGACTTCATCGGAATGGGAAAAATATGGCGGAAGAGGTGGCTATATAAAATCTCAAGGTTTCTATCTTTATAGAGCCCACAGATTACTTGTCTATGGTAAATGGTGGGGAACTCTAAAATCTAGCGATGCGACAAAGCTTGTTCGCATAAAGATTGAAATTTCAAACGATCAAGACGAGTTGTGGAATATTGATGTAAAAAAGTCTATCGCAAATCCAGTTGCTGGCTTGAAAGAAGAGCTCAAAAGAGTTGCTCTATACTCCATAAAAGATGGGGTAAAGCCCTTTTCTACTCGTGGTCGTAAAATAAATGACAAAAATGTTACTAGATTTTGGGATTTAGTTTGCGAAGATAGTAAAATTTATTTTGCAATAAATAAAGAAAATCCAATGCATCAAAAATTATTAGATTTATTGGATTTGCAAACAAGAGAACTATTTCAGCTATACCTAAAATCACTTGAGGCATGCATACCATTAGAAGCTATACAGGTACAGGTCCAGCAAAATCCACATAATTTTAGGCAAGAGGATATTATTTCAAATACAGAAGCGGTTAAAATACTGGAATATCTAAAAAATATAGGACTTAGCGAAGATGAAATTAAAAAAATAGAGATTTTTAAAAAATATAAGGAGCCGTTGGATGGAATGTAG
- a CDS encoding DNA cytosine methyltransferase: protein MTYRVGSLFAGVGGVCQAFKNSNCNVVWANEIDKDACKTYRLNHVSTNLIEGDVKKLNGKNLSDIDILTAGFPCQPFSLAGHGRGFEDERGKLFFEVSRLLKELRPKAFFLENVKTIASHNNGETFKTIRNEIKRAGYSFIPFILNAAKYTDIPQGRERIYIVGFKDEDDYLFEKPIKENIKEMEQANLLSSKFKIPKETNKKPKSIKFFLDNSCVTLTDIYNDKNNKIHRKVIESVVDENIVYQYRRYYVRPNKSNVCPTLTANMGAGGHNIPIILDDGVIRRLTPKECFNLQGFSRDFILPSNISRAQLYKQAGNSVVVPMVEKIAKEIVAVLDGSDRN, encoded by the coding sequence GTGACTTACAGAGTAGGAAGTTTATTTGCTGGAGTTGGTGGTGTGTGCCAAGCATTTAAAAATTCAAATTGTAATGTTGTATGGGCAAATGAAATTGATAAAGATGCTTGTAAAACTTACCGATTGAATCACGTCAGTACCAATCTCATTGAAGGAGATGTTAAAAAGTTAAATGGTAAAAATTTAAGTGATATAGATATATTAACAGCAGGTTTTCCTTGTCAGCCCTTTTCACTTGCTGGACATGGCAGAGGGTTTGAAGATGAACGTGGTAAGCTTTTTTTTGAAGTATCAAGATTACTAAAAGAATTAAGGCCGAAAGCCTTTTTTTTAGAGAATGTTAAAACCATAGCTTCTCATAATAACGGTGAAACTTTTAAAACCATTAGAAATGAGATAAAAAGAGCTGGATATTCTTTTATACCATTTATATTAAACGCTGCAAAGTATACAGATATACCACAGGGAAGGGAAAGAATTTATATTGTAGGCTTTAAGGATGAAGACGACTATTTATTTGAAAAACCTATAAAAGAAAATATAAAAGAAATGGAACAAGCCAATCTACTATCTAGCAAGTTTAAAATTCCTAAGGAAACAAATAAGAAACCAAAAAGTATAAAATTCTTTCTAGATAACTCGTGCGTTACCTTGACTGATATATATAACGACAAAAATAATAAAATTCACCGTAAAGTGATAGAGAGTGTAGTGGATGAAAATATTGTTTATCAGTATAGACGCTATTATGTTCGCCCTAATAAATCAAATGTGTGCCCTACTCTAACTGCAAATATGGGTGCAGGTGGACACAATATACCAATTATATTAGATGATGGTGTAATAAGAAGATTAACCCCAAAAGAATGCTTTAATTTACAAGGCTTTTCAAGAGACTTTATACTCCCATCAAACATATCAAGAGCACAGTTGTATAAGCAGGCTGGAAATTCTGTTGTTGTGCCAATGGTTGAAAAAATTGCAAAAGAGATTGTAGCGGTGTTGGATGGATCCGATAGAAATTAA
- a CDS encoding site-specific integrase — translation MNVKIDVDPSERAVLPYDVSEARKIFDIVTNIKQSGKSPSTRIEASELYYVTMIAAYSGMRIKEITQLHKEDIALKDGIYCFNINTNDGKTTKTKNSIRFVPIHSKLIDLGLLEYVNSKKNGNIFKVSNKDFSEIFRSQIQRKFIDKDSKKTFYSFRHYFIDYLVQREVEANLIAQIVGHEKQYKILLNTYAKPINANTLKAKIEMVSYDNE, via the coding sequence ATGAACGTCAAGATAGACGTAGACCCTAGCGAGAGAGCAGTGCTTCCATACGATGTATCAGAAGCTAGGAAAATCTTTGACATAGTAACTAACATCAAACAAAGTGGAAAATCGCCAAGCACAAGGATAGAGGCTAGTGAGCTCTACTACGTCACAATGATAGCTGCATATAGTGGCATGAGGATAAAAGAGATCACACAGCTTCATAAGGAAGATATAGCCTTAAAAGATGGAATTTACTGCTTTAATATAAATACAAACGATGGTAAAACCACCAAGACTAAAAATAGCATTAGATTTGTGCCTATTCATAGTAAGCTCATAGATCTAGGTCTGTTAGAATATGTTAATAGTAAGAAAAACGGAAATATATTTAAGGTAAGCAACAAGGACTTCTCTGAAATTTTTAGAAGCCAGATTCAAAGAAAGTTTATAGACAAAGACTCTAAAAAGACCTTCTACTCTTTTAGACACTACTTTATAGACTATCTAGTGCAGCGCGAGGTAGAAGCTAACCTTATAGCCCAGATAGTAGGACATGAAAAGCAGTATAAAATTTTACTAAACACTTATGCCAAGCCTATTAATGCAAACACACTAAAGGCTAAAATAGAGATGGTATCGTATGATAATGAATAG